In the Paenibacillus sp. FSL H7-0357 genome, one interval contains:
- a CDS encoding carbohydrate ABC transporter permease encodes MKDNLQPKKKKIRKHRSTGDRIFDFTLYALLTALTLVCFYPILHILFASVSDPGSLVAHKGILLRPLGFTLDGYKLVFKDNSLINGYKNTIIYVGLGTLVNMIMTILGAYVLSRRDLYFKNFIMILITITMFFGGGLIPWFLLMKDIGLYNNLWAMILPSALSTWNIIILRTSFQAIPQELEEAATIDGASQAHILTKVILPLSKATLAVIFLYYLVGNWNSWFNAMVLLKDRELFPLQLLMKEILVANDATATSIGSAGGVVIDSAQSQTAFRELVKYCAIVVSTLPILMVYPFLQKYFVKGVYVGSIKG; translated from the coding sequence ATGAAAGATAACCTGCAGCCTAAAAAGAAAAAAATCAGGAAGCATAGATCCACAGGGGACAGAATATTCGATTTCACCCTGTATGCCTTATTAACCGCATTAACGCTGGTGTGCTTTTATCCTATCCTGCATATCTTGTTTGCTTCCGTCAGCGACCCGGGCTCCTTAGTGGCTCATAAAGGAATTTTGCTGAGACCGCTGGGATTCACTTTGGACGGCTATAAGCTGGTGTTTAAAGATAACAGTCTGATCAACGGGTACAAAAACACGATTATCTATGTAGGGTTAGGCACGTTAGTCAATATGATCATGACCATACTGGGTGCCTATGTGTTATCCAGGAGAGATTTATACTTCAAAAACTTTATCATGATCCTGATTACGATCACCATGTTTTTTGGCGGAGGGCTGATTCCCTGGTTCTTATTAATGAAGGATATCGGCTTATACAATAATTTGTGGGCCATGATTTTGCCAAGCGCTTTAAGCACATGGAACATCATTATCTTACGGACCAGCTTTCAAGCCATTCCGCAGGAATTGGAAGAAGCGGCTACGATTGACGGGGCGAGCCAGGCCCATATTCTAACGAAAGTCATTCTGCCCTTGTCCAAAGCCACACTGGCCGTAATCTTTTTATACTACCTTGTCGGGAATTGGAACTCCTGGTTTAATGCGATGGTGCTGCTAAAAGACAGAGAGCTGTTCCCGCTGCAGTTATTAATGAAGGAAATATTAGTAGCCAATGACGCAACCGCAACATCAATCGGCAGTGCGGGCGGGGTAGTCATCGACAGTGCGCAGAGCCAAACGGCTTTCCGTGAACTCGTTAAATATTGTGCGATTGTCGTTTCTACGCTTCCTATATTAATGGTATATCCATTCCTGCAAAAATACTTTGTTAAAGGGGTTTACGTAGGTTCGATCAAAGGATGA
- a CDS encoding glycoside hydrolase family 2 protein — translation MLTEASNTQVPRPEYPRPEFLRREWLSLNGEWDFSFDDERVGEDERWYLAGAPALFTETIQVPFAFQSKLSGIEDPSFHDVVWYRRSFEVPEAWDGKRLVLHFGAVDYLAKVWVNGQLVASHAGGHTPFQADITPSLIKGSNTIVLRAEDFSRDVTLPRGKQYWLEQSAAIFYTRTTGIWQSVWIEPLSAVHLSKTRLTPDIDRNEIRIRTFLQGFKAADELKLRITVSYSGEVIAEDQYAIRNAEQHRTLGLGDFTDHGLGRLWSPEHPNLYDIQFELLRNSEVVDEAASYFGMRKVSIEDGRLCLNNRPYFQRLVLDQGYFPEGILTAPTDEALKRDVELAKEMGFNGVRKHQKTEDPRFLYWCDKLGLLVWSEAANAYEYSEEYVRRYTSEWQEIIERDYNHPSIVAWVPLNESWGVPNVQIDTRQQQHGLAMYHLTKSLDEMRPVIYNDGWEHMTTDLVTIHDYESRQEVLEKRYATAESAVNAMPANRKIFVGGASYQGQPILVSEFGGIAFKKSDWEGWGYSGAENEEDFLIKLKAVVDPMFTSPVIQGYCYTQLTDVEQEINGLLTYDRTPKAPLEAIRNIMMFIHNK, via the coding sequence ATGTTGACAGAGGCAAGCAATACACAAGTTCCGCGTCCGGAGTATCCAAGGCCCGAGTTTCTCCGCAGAGAGTGGCTGAGCTTGAACGGAGAATGGGATTTTAGTTTTGATGATGAACGGGTTGGTGAGGATGAACGATGGTACCTGGCTGGTGCTCCCGCTTTATTTACAGAAACCATCCAAGTGCCCTTTGCTTTTCAGAGCAAGCTGAGCGGCATTGAAGATCCCTCTTTTCATGATGTGGTGTGGTATAGGAGAAGCTTCGAGGTCCCGGAGGCTTGGGACGGCAAGCGGCTTGTCCTTCATTTCGGTGCAGTGGATTATTTGGCAAAAGTCTGGGTAAATGGGCAACTGGTGGCGTCACATGCAGGCGGTCATACGCCGTTTCAGGCAGATATCACACCGTCGCTGATTAAAGGAAGCAACACGATTGTGCTGCGGGCGGAAGATTTCAGCCGGGATGTAACCTTGCCGCGGGGCAAGCAATACTGGCTGGAACAGTCCGCTGCCATCTTCTATACCCGCACGACCGGAATCTGGCAGAGTGTCTGGATCGAACCGTTGTCAGCGGTACATCTGAGCAAAACTAGGCTGACGCCTGACATTGACCGCAATGAAATCCGCATCCGGACATTCCTCCAGGGGTTTAAGGCTGCCGATGAGCTTAAACTTCGCATAACGGTATCGTATAGCGGTGAAGTGATTGCGGAAGATCAATACGCGATCAGGAATGCCGAGCAGCATCGGACCCTCGGACTGGGTGATTTTACGGATCATGGTCTTGGACGCCTATGGAGCCCCGAGCATCCGAATTTGTATGACATTCAATTCGAGCTGCTTCGGAATAGCGAGGTAGTCGATGAGGCTGCGAGTTATTTCGGCATGCGCAAGGTGTCTATTGAGGACGGCAGGCTGTGCCTGAATAACCGCCCGTATTTCCAGAGACTGGTGCTGGATCAGGGATACTTCCCGGAGGGAATTCTAACCGCGCCTACGGACGAAGCCTTGAAGCGTGATGTAGAACTGGCGAAGGAAATGGGATTTAACGGAGTAAGAAAACACCAGAAGACAGAAGATCCCCGTTTCCTGTACTGGTGCGACAAGCTTGGCCTGCTCGTCTGGAGTGAAGCAGCCAATGCCTATGAATATTCTGAAGAGTATGTCCGGCGGTACACCAGCGAATGGCAGGAGATTATTGAGCGGGACTATAATCACCCAAGCATCGTGGCCTGGGTTCCGCTGAATGAGAGCTGGGGAGTTCCCAATGTCCAGATTGATACACGCCAGCAGCAGCACGGACTGGCAATGTATCATTTAACAAAATCTTTGGATGAGATGAGACCCGTTATCTATAACGATGGTTGGGAGCATATGACTACGGATCTGGTAACCATTCATGACTATGAAAGTCGCCAGGAAGTGCTGGAAAAAAGATATGCCACGGCAGAATCCGCCGTGAATGCGATGCCGGCGAACCGTAAAATATTTGTCGGCGGAGCTTCCTATCAAGGCCAGCCGATTCTTGTATCGGAGTTTGGCGGGATTGCCTTTAAGAAAAGTGACTGGGAGGGCTGGGGTTACTCGGGAGCAGAGAATGAGGAGGACTTCCTGATTAAGCTTAAGGCAGTGGTGGACCCGATGTTCACTTCACCGGTGATTCAAGGCTACTGCTATACCCAGCTGACAGATGTCGAACAGGAAATCAATGGGTTGCTCACTTACGACAGAACGCCCAAAGCGCCGCTTGAAGCCATTCGCAATATTATGATGTTTATCCATAATAAATAA